One stretch of Actinopolymorpha sp. NPDC004070 DNA includes these proteins:
- a CDS encoding mannose-1-phosphate guanyltransferase, translating into MRAVVMAGGEGTRLRPMTTSMPKPLLPVVNRPIMEHVLRLLRRHELTETVVTVHFLGSMVRAYFGDGEDLDMDLTYATEEKPLGTAGSVKNAAAALSDDTFVVISGDALTDIDLTSLVEHHRRTGALATVCLTRVPDPLEFGITILREDGRVERFLEKPTWGQVFSDTVNTGIYVMEPEILDSVGEAENVDWSSDVFPRLLARGAPLYGYVADGYWEDVGTHRSYLKANYDALDGQLDIDIDGFEVSAGVWVGEGADLDPEATLKGPTFVGAYAKIEGGAEIRDHTVVGDNVVVRSGAFLHRAVVHDNAYVGGHTNLRGCVVGKNTDVMRGARIEDGAVVGDDCVIEEEAVLHPEIKVYPSKTIEAGAVVNQSVIWESQGRQALFGARGLSGIVNVEITPELVVRLASAYATTLRKGSTVLTARDTSRSARALKRAAIAAFTSSALNVCDLEVAPNPVARLETARSNVGGGLLIRTTPNRPDSVDLIFLDERGADLSPMAQRKVERVLGRQEFRRAFPGEIGDLTFPSRIAESYVRDLLRSVDTSHVAEARLKVVVDAGRGTASQLLPNLLGRLDIEAFLVNAGLDDRSPTETAEQRTAAVANLAELVSSSRAAFGVRFDPLGERISLVDETGAVISDERALLVFVDLVAAESGRGRNVALPVTTTRVAEQVAAFHGVQIRWTTTSPDALATASATQGLLLAGDGRGGFIVPEFSNAVDGFAAFVRLVGVIARTGLRMSEINARIPRAHVVQLAVPTSWASKGAVMRAAVEAADGRELDTTDGVRVVEPDGSWGLVLPDPTEAVTRVWAESTSTEQATTLAHRWADLVTRAGR; encoded by the coding sequence GTGAGAGCCGTCGTCATGGCCGGTGGCGAGGGCACCCGCCTGCGCCCGATGACCACGAGCATGCCGAAGCCGCTCCTGCCTGTCGTCAACCGCCCGATCATGGAGCACGTGCTGCGGCTCCTGCGCCGGCACGAGCTCACCGAGACCGTCGTCACCGTCCACTTCCTCGGCTCGATGGTGCGCGCCTACTTCGGCGACGGCGAGGACCTCGACATGGACCTCACCTACGCCACCGAGGAGAAACCACTCGGCACGGCGGGCAGCGTCAAGAACGCCGCCGCCGCGCTGTCCGACGACACGTTCGTCGTCATCTCCGGCGACGCCCTCACCGACATCGACCTGACCTCGCTCGTCGAGCACCACCGGCGTACCGGCGCACTGGCCACCGTCTGCCTGACGCGGGTGCCCGACCCGCTGGAGTTCGGCATCACGATCCTGCGCGAGGACGGCCGGGTCGAGCGGTTCCTGGAGAAGCCCACCTGGGGGCAGGTGTTCTCCGACACGGTCAACACCGGCATCTACGTCATGGAACCGGAGATCCTCGACAGCGTGGGCGAGGCGGAGAACGTCGACTGGTCCAGCGACGTCTTCCCCCGCCTGCTGGCCAGGGGCGCCCCGCTGTACGGCTACGTCGCCGACGGCTACTGGGAGGACGTCGGCACCCACCGCAGCTACCTCAAGGCCAACTACGACGCCCTCGACGGCCAGCTCGACATCGACATCGACGGGTTCGAGGTGTCCGCCGGCGTCTGGGTGGGGGAGGGCGCCGACCTCGACCCGGAGGCGACGCTGAAGGGACCGACGTTCGTCGGCGCGTACGCCAAGATCGAGGGCGGCGCGGAGATCCGCGACCACACAGTGGTCGGCGACAACGTGGTGGTGCGCAGCGGCGCGTTCCTGCACCGCGCGGTGGTGCACGACAACGCCTACGTCGGCGGGCACACCAACCTGCGCGGCTGCGTGGTCGGCAAGAACACCGACGTGATGCGCGGCGCCCGCATCGAGGACGGCGCCGTGGTCGGCGACGACTGCGTCATCGAGGAGGAGGCCGTCCTCCATCCCGAGATCAAGGTCTACCCCAGCAAGACCATCGAGGCCGGCGCCGTCGTCAACCAGAGCGTCATCTGGGAGTCGCAGGGCCGCCAGGCGCTGTTCGGCGCCCGCGGCCTGAGCGGGATCGTGAACGTCGAGATCACCCCCGAGCTCGTCGTACGCCTCGCCAGCGCGTACGCCACCACGCTCCGCAAGGGTTCGACGGTGCTCACCGCCCGCGACACCTCGCGCTCGGCCCGGGCGCTCAAGCGGGCGGCGATCGCGGCGTTCACGTCCAGTGCCCTGAACGTCTGCGACCTGGAGGTGGCGCCGAACCCCGTGGCCCGGCTGGAGACCGCACGCAGCAACGTGGGCGGCGGCCTGCTGATCCGCACCACCCCCAACCGGCCGGACTCGGTGGACCTGATCTTCCTCGACGAACGCGGCGCCGACCTGTCCCCGATGGCCCAGCGGAAGGTGGAGCGGGTGCTCGGCCGGCAGGAGTTCCGCCGCGCGTTCCCGGGCGAGATCGGCGACCTGACCTTCCCGTCCCGGATCGCCGAGAGCTACGTCCGCGACCTGCTGCGCAGCGTGGACACCTCGCACGTGGCCGAGGCGCGGCTGAAGGTGGTGGTGGACGCCGGGCGGGGCACCGCGAGCCAGCTGCTCCCGAACCTCCTCGGCCGGCTGGACATCGAGGCGTTCCTGGTCAACGCCGGGCTGGACGACCGCAGCCCCACCGAGACCGCCGAGCAGCGCACGGCGGCGGTCGCCAACCTCGCCGAGCTGGTGTCGTCGTCCCGGGCGGCGTTCGGTGTCCGCTTCGATCCGCTCGGTGAGCGCATCTCGCTGGTGGACGAGACCGGCGCCGTCATCTCCGACGAGCGCGCGCTGCTGGTCTTCGTCGACCTGGTGGCGGCGGAGTCCGGCCGCGGCCGCAACGTCGCGCTCCCGGTGACCACGACCCGGGTCGCGGAACAGGTGGCGGCGTTCCACGGCGTCCAGATCCGCTGGACCACGACCTCACCGGACGCGCTCGCCACGGCCTCCGCCACGCAGGGGCTCCTGCTCGCCGGTGACGGCCGGGGCGGCTTCATCGTGCCGGAGTTCTCCAACGCCGTGGACGGGTTCGCCGCGTTCGTCCGGCTCGTCGGGGTGATCGCCCGGACCGGCCTGCGGATGTCGGAGATCAACGCACGGATACCGCGGGCGCACGTCGTCCAGCTCGCCGTGCCCACCTCGTGGGCGAGCAAGGGTGCGGTGATGCGGGCGGCCGTGGAGGCGGCCGACGGCCGTGAGCTCGACACCACCGACGGCGTGCGGGTGGTGGAGCCGGACGGGTCCTGGGGCCTGGTGCTGCCGGACCCGACCGAGGCGGTCACCCGGGTCTGGGCGGAGAGCACCAGCACCGAGCAGGCGACCACACTCGCGCACCGCTGGGCCGATCTGGTGACCCGTGCCGGGCGGTGA
- a CDS encoding CDP-alcohol phosphatidyltransferase family protein, whose amino-acid sequence MAEPVDARNDAGVLTLPNLLSFARLAGVPLFLWLVLGPRADGWAIIVLAVSGFTDWLDGQLARRLHQTSTLGKLLDPFADRLYILAVLLGLAVREVIPVWLAVALPLRDVLLVGLLGYLRLRGFGPLPVHFLGKAATFCLLYAFPLLFLGEGSSTFASVAEVVGWAFVVWGTGLYWWAGVLYAYQAYQLLRSAAPATPAREEGRLHT is encoded by the coding sequence GTGGCGGAGCCGGTCGACGCGCGTAATGACGCGGGGGTGCTGACCCTGCCCAACCTCCTGAGCTTCGCCCGGCTCGCCGGGGTGCCGCTGTTCTTGTGGCTCGTGCTGGGCCCGCGAGCCGACGGCTGGGCGATCATCGTGCTCGCGGTGTCCGGCTTCACCGACTGGCTCGACGGCCAGCTGGCGCGCCGGCTGCACCAGACCAGCACGCTCGGCAAGTTGCTCGACCCGTTCGCGGACCGGCTCTACATCCTGGCGGTGCTGCTGGGCCTCGCGGTGCGCGAGGTGATCCCGGTGTGGCTCGCGGTCGCGCTTCCGTTGCGCGACGTCCTGCTCGTCGGCCTGCTCGGCTACCTGCGGCTGCGTGGTTTCGGCCCGCTGCCGGTGCACTTCCTGGGGAAGGCGGCGACGTTCTGCCTGCTGTACGCCTTCCCGCTGCTGTTCCTCGGCGAGGGCAGCAGCACGTTCGCGTCCGTGGCCGAGGTCGTGGGATGGGCGTTCGTGGTGTGGGGTACCGGCCTGTACTGGTGGGCCGGGGTTCTCTACGCCTACCAGGCCTACCAACTTCTCCGGAGCGCAGCGCCCGCGACACCCGCACGAGAAGAAGGTCGGCTCCACACCTGA
- a CDS encoding UvrD-helicase domain-containing protein — MQPSTSVEQAEISREQQYVDRVYTRLAAMVESASAVRREGRERGLLDYTGQIKEEDYRSLFERDVLVDHAVRRLAVLDAQREGLVFGRLDHLGGEVRYVGRIGVRDAEHEPLVLDWRAPAAAVFYQATAVDPQGVVRRRVLRSQGQRVVGVEDDLLDAENAPADMHVVGDGALMAALTSARSGRMRDIVATIQREQDQVIRAPAPGVTLISGGPGTGKTVVALHRAAYLLYTERRRIQGGGVLVVGPSAVFMSYIERVLPSLGEHEATLRSVGEVVDGVVADRSDPFPCAVVKGSARMRQVLARAARGAVPGAPEELRLYAAGRRLALGARELTAIRTDVLRRGARRNRARAEAVRALLGALWKQAGGAAGTDGGGAGGRPMSRGEFDQDVRERPAFTEFLDAWWPNVTPAEVLGWLADRDRLAVVARGVLRPHEVDLLAASWSGRSGYSVEDVPLLDELDALLGEPVRPVQPRDPFDDDSVQEVVTSFDREYSRSRPEQAQQYDGYAHVLVDEAQDLSPMQWRMLGRRGRHASWTIVGDPAQSSWPDVAEAEAARDAALGARTRRTFHLDTNYRNSAEIFDLAAEVIATTLPGVRLPRAVRETGHPPTHLTTGPDGLPETVREAVADLLGEVEGNIGVVVAGPRADEAARWLAGLGDDAAARVVVTTGLASKGLEYDGVVVVEPAEIAAESPVGVRTLYVVLTRATQRLVTVGADGGWRGADPARQRG, encoded by the coding sequence GTGCAGCCTTCCACCTCGGTCGAGCAGGCCGAGATCAGCCGCGAACAGCAGTACGTCGACCGGGTGTACACCCGACTGGCCGCGATGGTCGAGAGTGCCTCGGCGGTCCGCCGGGAGGGCCGGGAGCGCGGCCTGCTCGACTACACCGGGCAGATCAAGGAGGAGGACTACCGCAGCCTCTTCGAACGCGACGTGCTGGTCGACCACGCGGTACGCCGGCTGGCGGTGCTCGACGCCCAGCGCGAGGGCCTGGTCTTCGGCCGGCTGGACCACCTGGGCGGGGAGGTGCGCTACGTCGGGCGGATCGGCGTACGCGACGCCGAGCACGAGCCGCTGGTGCTCGACTGGCGGGCGCCCGCCGCCGCGGTCTTCTACCAGGCGACCGCGGTCGATCCGCAGGGCGTGGTGCGCCGTCGGGTCCTGCGCTCGCAGGGCCAGCGGGTGGTGGGCGTCGAGGACGACCTGCTGGACGCCGAGAACGCTCCCGCCGACATGCACGTGGTCGGCGACGGAGCGCTGATGGCCGCGCTGACCTCCGCCCGCAGCGGCCGGATGCGCGACATCGTGGCCACCATCCAGCGCGAACAGGACCAGGTGATCCGCGCCCCGGCGCCCGGCGTCACCCTGATCAGCGGTGGCCCCGGTACCGGCAAGACCGTGGTGGCCCTGCACCGCGCCGCCTACCTGCTCTACACCGAGCGCCGGCGGATCCAGGGCGGCGGTGTGCTCGTCGTCGGCCCGTCGGCGGTGTTCATGAGCTACATCGAGCGGGTCCTTCCCTCCCTCGGTGAGCACGAGGCCACGCTGCGTTCGGTCGGCGAGGTCGTCGACGGAGTGGTGGCCGACCGGTCCGATCCCTTCCCGTGCGCGGTGGTCAAGGGGTCGGCGCGGATGCGGCAGGTGCTCGCCCGGGCGGCGCGCGGTGCCGTGCCCGGCGCACCGGAGGAGCTTCGCCTGTACGCCGCGGGCCGCCGGCTCGCGCTCGGCGCCCGGGAGCTGACCGCGATCCGTACCGACGTGCTGCGCCGGGGCGCGCGCCGTAACCGCGCGCGGGCGGAGGCGGTCCGGGCACTGCTCGGCGCCCTGTGGAAGCAGGCCGGCGGCGCGGCCGGGACCGACGGCGGTGGCGCCGGTGGCCGGCCGATGTCTCGAGGTGAGTTCGACCAGGACGTACGCGAGCGACCGGCGTTCACCGAGTTCCTGGACGCCTGGTGGCCCAACGTCACACCGGCCGAGGTGCTCGGCTGGCTGGCCGACCGCGACCGGCTCGCGGTGGTCGCCCGTGGCGTGCTCCGTCCCCACGAGGTGGACCTGCTCGCCGCCTCGTGGTCCGGCCGGTCCGGCTACTCCGTCGAGGACGTCCCGCTGCTGGACGAGCTGGACGCCCTCCTGGGCGAGCCGGTGCGGCCGGTGCAGCCGCGCGACCCGTTCGACGACGACAGCGTGCAGGAAGTGGTCACGTCGTTCGACCGCGAGTACTCCCGGTCCCGCCCTGAGCAGGCGCAGCAGTACGACGGCTATGCCCACGTGCTGGTGGACGAGGCGCAGGACCTGTCGCCGATGCAGTGGCGGATGCTCGGCCGCCGCGGCCGGCACGCGAGCTGGACCATCGTCGGCGACCCGGCGCAGAGTTCCTGGCCCGACGTCGCGGAGGCCGAGGCCGCCCGCGACGCGGCTCTGGGCGCGCGGACCCGGCGTACGTTCCATCTGGACACCAACTACCGCAACTCGGCGGAGATCTTCGACCTGGCCGCGGAGGTGATCGCCACCACGCTTCCCGGTGTACGGCTGCCGCGGGCGGTGCGCGAGACCGGCCACCCGCCGACGCACCTGACGACCGGCCCCGACGGCCTTCCCGAGACCGTGCGGGAAGCTGTCGCCGACCTCCTCGGCGAGGTCGAGGGGAACATCGGTGTGGTGGTCGCGGGCCCCCGGGCCGACGAGGCGGCCCGATGGCTGGCCGGACTCGGGGACGATGCCGCCGCACGGGTCGTTGTCACCACGGGGTTGGCGAGCAAGGGTCTCGAGTACGACGGGGTGGTCGTGGTCGAGCCGGCCGAGATCGCCGCGGAGAGCCCGGTGGGTGTCCGCACGCTGTACGTCGTCCTCACCCGGGCGACCCAGCGGCTGGTCACCGTGGGTGCCGACGGCGGCTGGCGCGGCGCGGATCCTGCTCGGCAACGGGGGTAA
- a CDS encoding phage holin family protein, which produces MIPIVVRVAINAVALWAATWVSGVKLGGDSTSAKVGTLIAVALIFGLVNAVLKPIIKVVGCGFYVLTLGLISFVVNALLFLLVGWLAGQLHLAFTVSGFWAGFWGAIIVTVVSFALSLVIPDKYDER; this is translated from the coding sequence GTGATCCCCATCGTCGTACGCGTCGCCATCAACGCCGTCGCCCTGTGGGCCGCCACCTGGGTGTCCGGGGTCAAACTCGGCGGCGATTCCACGTCCGCCAAGGTCGGGACGCTGATCGCGGTCGCGCTGATCTTCGGCCTGGTCAACGCCGTGCTCAAGCCGATCATCAAGGTGGTCGGCTGCGGTTTCTACGTCCTGACGCTCGGCCTGATCTCGTTCGTGGTCAACGCGTTGCTCTTCCTGCTCGTGGGCTGGCTGGCCGGGCAGCTGCATCTGGCATTCACCGTGAGCGGTTTCTGGGCCGGTTTCTGGGGCGCGATCATCGTCACCGTCGTCAGCTTCGCGTTGAGCCTGGTCATTCCCGACAAGTACGACGAGCGCTGA
- a CDS encoding DUF1684 domain-containing protein codes for MGIAAQPGIETEMTETTFADDWAQWRRQRQAGVSGPYAMLALVGTHWVDGETSVPEVPGVWSVESGVVTVRSESAAGLVVDGVIVDGVARPRSDRDPEPSTISHGDWKLALIEREGQFAVRVYDPHARTRTSFAGIEAYAPDEAWVVPATFTAYADDSAARVARVANADGRDRGLTLAGEVSFDHAGQTHTLRVGKRRGSGLEAVFADRTSGRDGHDFRFVHLPAPDEDGRTLLDFNRAHLPPCAFADHYLCPSPPAGNTLPFAVTAGERSVLWRD; via the coding sequence ATGGGAATCGCGGCGCAGCCCGGGATCGAGACCGAGATGACCGAGACCACGTTCGCCGACGACTGGGCCCAGTGGCGCCGGCAACGTCAGGCCGGCGTCAGCGGCCCGTACGCCATGCTCGCCCTCGTCGGCACCCACTGGGTGGACGGGGAGACCAGCGTCCCGGAGGTTCCGGGCGTGTGGAGCGTGGAGTCCGGGGTGGTGACCGTGCGCAGCGAGTCGGCGGCGGGCCTGGTCGTGGACGGCGTGATCGTGGACGGCGTCGCCCGGCCCCGCTCCGACCGTGACCCCGAGCCGTCGACGATCTCCCACGGTGACTGGAAGCTCGCCCTGATCGAGCGCGAGGGCCAGTTCGCCGTCCGGGTCTACGACCCGCATGCCCGCACCCGCACGTCGTTCGCCGGCATCGAGGCGTACGCCCCCGACGAGGCGTGGGTGGTGCCCGCGACGTTCACGGCCTACGCCGACGACTCAGCCGCCCGCGTGGCGCGCGTGGCCAACGCCGACGGCCGCGACCGCGGCCTGACGCTCGCCGGTGAGGTGAGCTTCGACCACGCCGGGCAGACCCACACCCTGCGGGTGGGCAAGCGCAGGGGAAGCGGGCTGGAGGCGGTGTTCGCCGACCGGACCAGCGGCCGGGACGGCCACGACTTCCGCTTCGTCCACCTGCCCGCGCCGGACGAGGACGGGCGCACCCTGCTCGACTTCAACCGCGCCCACCTGCCGCCCTGCGCGTTCGCCGACCACTACCTGTGCCCCTCGCCGCCGGCCGGCAACACGCTGCCCTTCGCGGTGACCGCGGGTGAGCGGTCGGTCCTCTGGCGGGACTGA
- a CDS encoding inositol monophosphatase encodes MTTYADELATALELAGWAADRMRTRPASVTTKANAADLVTETDREIERRVRSVVAERFPSYALVGEEYGGRPAADGAPTWYLDPVDGTTNYASGLPWCSFSLALADADGPALGVVADPFRGEVFSAVRGGPALCNGDPIRCTDATGLAGEVVVTEWAAYRPWPGMTDMLDRLAGQMCTTRIMGSSALSLVSVAAGRAAGGVIGAFNPIDLLAAVFVAGQAGADVRGEDGKRTLFPESGGIMVAAPGVADQVWGAWTGTSSAD; translated from the coding sequence ATGACGACGTACGCCGACGAACTCGCCACTGCCCTCGAACTCGCCGGCTGGGCCGCCGACCGGATGCGGACCCGGCCCGCGTCGGTGACCACCAAGGCGAACGCGGCCGACCTGGTGACCGAGACCGACCGGGAGATCGAACGCCGGGTGCGTTCCGTCGTGGCCGAACGCTTTCCGTCGTATGCGCTGGTGGGGGAGGAGTACGGCGGCCGCCCGGCCGCGGACGGTGCCCCGACCTGGTATCTCGACCCGGTGGACGGCACCACCAACTACGCCAGCGGGCTGCCCTGGTGTTCGTTCAGCCTCGCCCTCGCCGACGCCGACGGGCCTGCGCTCGGTGTGGTGGCCGACCCCTTCCGCGGCGAGGTGTTCAGCGCCGTCCGGGGCGGCCCCGCCTTGTGCAACGGCGACCCGATCCGGTGCACCGACGCCACCGGGCTGGCCGGTGAGGTCGTGGTCACCGAGTGGGCGGCGTACCGGCCCTGGCCCGGAATGACCGACATGCTCGACCGGCTCGCCGGGCAGATGTGCACCACGAGGATCATGGGCTCCTCGGCGCTTTCTCTGGTCAGCGTCGCCGCCGGCCGGGCGGCCGGCGGAGTGATCGGGGCGTTCAACCCGATCGACCTGCTGGCCGCGGTGTTCGTCGCCGGCCAAGCCGGCGCGGACGTACGCGGCGAGGACGGGAAGCGGACGCTGTTTCCGGAGTCCGGCGGGATCATGGTCGCCGCGCCTGGTGTCGCCGACCAGGTGTGGGGGGCCTGGACAGGCACCTCCTCCGCTGACTGA
- a CDS encoding glycerophosphodiester phosphodiesterase produces MTTAIAHRGEPRGNRENTLPAIEAAVAAGADMVEIDLRLTADDRLVVLHDPTLERLWDDPRPVSSVSFADLAAAHRASGGAWSLPTAEEALDLIVRLGTRVMLDVTSVAIGLATQDLVRERGLDAHVLYAGDTEALARIRERQPGAEIALSWGHPTPPGEEVWDRVRPQYFNPEWIHLDEPTVDANHAAGRLVSAWTVDEPEQMARLAGLGVDAIISNRIASLVDVLRRPTRDQLTSEELTSDQLTSDQLTSDQLTSGRPAAGRAGDRQTETR; encoded by the coding sequence GTGACCACGGCCATCGCCCACCGCGGCGAGCCACGCGGCAACCGGGAGAACACCCTGCCGGCCATCGAGGCGGCGGTCGCCGCCGGTGCCGACATGGTGGAGATCGACCTGCGGCTGACCGCGGACGACCGCCTCGTCGTACTCCACGACCCCACGCTGGAACGCCTGTGGGACGACCCGCGGCCGGTGTCGTCGGTGTCGTTCGCCGACCTCGCCGCCGCCCACCGTGCCTCCGGCGGCGCCTGGTCGCTGCCCACCGCCGAGGAGGCGCTCGACCTCATCGTCCGCCTCGGCACCCGGGTGATGCTGGACGTCACCTCCGTCGCGATCGGGCTGGCCACGCAGGACCTGGTACGCGAGCGTGGACTGGATGCCCACGTTCTCTATGCCGGGGACACCGAGGCGCTGGCCCGGATCCGCGAGCGGCAACCGGGTGCCGAGATCGCGCTGTCCTGGGGGCATCCGACGCCGCCGGGCGAGGAGGTGTGGGACCGGGTGCGGCCGCAGTACTTCAACCCGGAGTGGATCCACCTCGACGAGCCGACGGTCGACGCCAACCACGCGGCGGGCCGGCTGGTGTCGGCCTGGACGGTGGACGAACCCGAGCAGATGGCCCGGCTGGCCGGCCTCGGGGTGGACGCGATCATCAGCAACCGGATCGCCTCGCTGGTCGACGTGCTGCGCCGGCCCACCCGCGACCAGCTCACCAGCGAGGAGCTGACAAGCGACCAGCTCACGAGTGACCAGCTCACGAGTGACCAGCTCACGAGCGGCCGGCCCGCGGCCGGTCGGGCCGGGGACCGGCAGACGGAGACCCGATGA
- the uvrB gene encoding excinuclease ABC subunit UvrB — protein sequence MRPVTDIVRKVAPFKVVSDFAPSGDQPEAIEDIARRIEAGERDVVLLGATGTGKTATVAWAVEKLQRPTLVIEPNKTLAAQFANELRHFFPDNAVEYFVSYYDYYQPEAYVPQSDTYIEKDSSINEEVERLRHSATNSLLTRRDTIVVATVSSIYGLGTPQEYVDRMVRVRVGEEIERDQVLRRLVEMQYSRNDAAGTRGTFRVRGDTLEVFPVYEEMAVRIEFFGDEIERLSTLHPVTGEIVTEDQELYIFPASHYVAGAERMERAIGDIEAELAERLPELARQGKLLEEQRLRMRTTYDIEMMRQIGTCSGIENYSRHIDGRAPGSPPHCLLDYFPEDFLLVIDESHVTVPQIGGMYEGDMSRKRTLVEHGFRLPSAMDNRPLRWEEFLERIGQTVYLSATPGNYELSKGNGTVEQIIRPTGLVDPEVVVKNTKGQIDDLIHEIRLREVKQERVLVTTLTKKMAEDLTDYLLEQGIRVRYLHSEVDTLRRVELLRELRMGEYDVLVGINLLREGLDLPEVSLVAILDADKEGFLRSGTSLIQTIGRAARNVSGQVIMYADSITPSMQMAIDETNRRREKQVAYNKEKGIDPTPLRKRIADITDMLAREDADTQKLLGGAGRQQSRGKAPVPELSSLGEAGRHAKDLAALPASDLADLIQELNQQMNTAAEQLQFELAARLRDEIHELKRELRGMHEAGVK from the coding sequence ATGCGTCCGGTTACTGACATTGTCCGCAAGGTCGCGCCGTTCAAGGTGGTCTCTGACTTCGCCCCCTCCGGCGACCAGCCGGAGGCCATCGAGGACATCGCCCGCCGAATCGAGGCGGGCGAGCGCGACGTGGTGTTGCTGGGTGCCACCGGCACCGGAAAGACCGCGACCGTCGCCTGGGCGGTGGAGAAGCTCCAGCGGCCGACCCTGGTGATCGAGCCCAACAAGACCCTCGCGGCGCAGTTCGCCAACGAGCTGCGGCACTTCTTTCCCGACAACGCGGTCGAATACTTCGTCTCCTACTACGACTACTACCAGCCCGAGGCCTACGTCCCACAGTCCGACACCTACATCGAGAAGGACTCCTCGATCAACGAGGAGGTCGAGCGGCTGCGGCACTCCGCCACCAACTCCCTGCTCACCCGGCGCGACACGATCGTGGTCGCCACGGTGTCCAGCATCTACGGCCTGGGCACCCCGCAGGAGTATGTCGACCGGATGGTCAGGGTGCGGGTCGGTGAGGAGATCGAGCGCGACCAGGTGCTCCGCCGGCTGGTCGAGATGCAGTACTCCCGCAACGACGCGGCCGGCACCCGCGGCACCTTCCGGGTGCGCGGAGACACCCTCGAGGTCTTCCCGGTCTATGAGGAGATGGCCGTCCGGATCGAGTTCTTCGGCGACGAGATCGAGCGGCTGTCCACCCTGCACCCGGTGACCGGGGAGATCGTCACCGAGGATCAGGAGCTCTACATCTTCCCGGCGTCGCACTACGTCGCCGGTGCGGAGCGGATGGAACGAGCGATCGGCGACATCGAGGCGGAACTCGCCGAGCGGCTGCCCGAGCTGGCGCGCCAGGGCAAGCTGCTGGAGGAGCAGCGGCTGCGCATGCGCACCACGTACGACATCGAGATGATGCGCCAGATCGGCACCTGCTCGGGCATCGAAAACTACTCGCGCCACATCGACGGGCGCGCGCCCGGCTCGCCGCCGCACTGCCTGCTCGACTACTTCCCCGAGGACTTCCTGCTGGTCATCGACGAGTCCCACGTGACGGTGCCGCAGATCGGCGGGATGTACGAGGGCGACATGTCCCGCAAGCGGACGCTGGTCGAACACGGTTTCCGGCTTCCGTCTGCGATGGACAACCGGCCGCTGCGCTGGGAGGAGTTCCTGGAGCGCATCGGCCAGACGGTCTACCTGTCCGCCACGCCCGGCAACTACGAGCTGAGCAAGGGCAACGGCACCGTCGAGCAGATCATCCGGCCCACCGGTCTGGTCGACCCCGAGGTGGTGGTGAAGAACACCAAGGGCCAGATCGACGACCTCATCCACGAGATCCGGCTGCGGGAGGTCAAGCAGGAGCGGGTCCTGGTCACCACGCTCACCAAGAAGATGGCCGAAGACCTCACCGACTACCTCCTCGAGCAGGGCATCCGGGTGCGTTACCTCCACAGCGAGGTCGACACGCTGCGCCGGGTGGAGCTGCTGCGCGAGCTGCGGATGGGCGAGTACGACGTGCTGGTAGGCATCAACCTCCTCCGTGAGGGTCTCGACCTCCCGGAGGTTTCGCTGGTGGCCATCCTGGACGCCGACAAGGAGGGCTTCCTGCGTTCGGGCACCAGCCTGATCCAGACCATCGGCCGAGCCGCCCGAAACGTCTCCGGCCAGGTGATCATGTACGCCGACTCGATCACGCCGTCCATGCAGATGGCGATCGACGAGACCAACCGGCGGCGGGAGAAGCAGGTCGCCTACAACAAGGAGAAGGGGATCGACCCCACTCCGCTGCGCAAGCGGATCGCCGACATCACCGACATGCTCGCCCGCGAGGACGCCGACACCCAGAAGTTGCTGGGTGGCGCGGGGCGTCAGCAGAGCCGTGGCAAGGCGCCGGTGCCGGAGCTGTCCAGCCTCGGCGAGGCCGGCCGGCACGCGAAGGACCTCGCCGCTTTGCCGGCATCGGACCTGGCCGACCTGATCCAGGAGCTCAACCAGCAGATGAACACCGCGGCCGAGCAGCTCCAGTTCGAGCTGGCCGCCAGGTTGCGCGACGAGATCCATGAGCTGAAGCGCGAGCTGCGCGGCATGCACGAGGCCGGGGTGAAGTAG